Genomic window (Alphaproteobacteria bacterium):
TCCACGACCCGACGCAGTTCAATCGCCAGGGTCCCGACGTCGGCACGCAGTACCGCTCAGTGATCTTTTTCCACGACGCCGATCAGCAAGCGGCGGCCCGTGAGGCCAAGGCCCGGATTCAGGCCTCGGGCAATCTGCCCGGGCCGGTGGTGACCGAAATCAGCGCCGCCGGCGACTTCTGGCCGGCCGAGGACTACCACCAGCAATATTTCGAGAAGACCCGCGGCCGCCGCTGGGGCTAGCGAAAGGGTTTGACTGCGGCCATGGCGGGGTGGGCATAATCGCGCTCTCTCAACCCTCGCTTACGCCTTCCCCATGCCGTTTTACAAAAACCTCGTCTTCTGGGCCTACACGGCCGCCTTTCTCGGCGTCTTCAGCCACGCCACCAGCGAGTTCTTCTCGGTGTTGTCGGGGATCAGCGGGCCCGAGGTTTCGGTCTGGCGCTATCTGCTGGGCAGCGCCTGCCTGTTGCTCGTGGCGCTGTCGCGCCAGAGCACGCGCAACCTCTTGGAGCCGTTGCGCAAGGACGGCCTGCGCATTTTCGTGCTGTCGGTCTGCGGCATGGCGCTGGGCCAGTTGATCTTCCATTGGTCGCTCGACTTCGCCTCCATCGTGCAGGTCGCGACCATGGTCACGACCATGCCCATGGGCGTCATGGTGGTCGATGCCATCGTCAACAAAACCCGTATCACGGCGCCCAAGGTGATCAGCGGCCTGGGCGCTTTCGGCGGCGTCGTCTTCCTGCTTACCGATGGTTATCTGGAGCAATTGCAGCTTGCCTCGGGCGCCTTTTACGGCGTCCTGATGGCGCTGGGCTGCGCCGTCATCGGCTCGTTCTACCTGGTGCTGATCCGGCCCCTGATCAACGAATACGGCGCCATCCGCATGACCACGCTGACTTTCGGGCTGGGCGCCGGGGCGCTGTGGCTGGTGGTGGGCTTGGCCTGGGGCATCTGGGTCGACCCCGCGACGCTGTTCGAGCGCCCGCCCCAGGCCTATCTTTCGCTGCTCACGCTGGGCCTGTGGAACACCTGCATCGGCTTCATCCTCTGGCTCTGGGGGCTGT
Coding sequences:
- a CDS encoding DMT family transporter, which gives rise to MPFYKNLVFWAYTAAFLGVFSHATSEFFSVLSGISGPEVSVWRYLLGSACLLLVALSRQSTRNLLEPLRKDGLRIFVLSVCGMALGQLIFHWSLDFASIVQVATMVTTMPMGVMVVDAIVNKTRITAPKVISGLGAFGGVVFLLTDGYLEQLQLASGAFYGVLMALGCAVIGSFYLVLIRPLINEYGAIRMTTLTFGLGAGALWLVVGLAWGIWVDPATLFERPPQAYLSLLTLGLWNTCIGFILWLWGLSAAPDMGRANYLFFLKPVIAALLALAILGSAITAVQVAAIVVVCGCVLVEIFYDQLAALLGRRPAG
- the msrA gene encoding peptide-methionine (S)-S-oxide reductase MsrA, coding for MATATFGAGCFWGVEAAFRKIQGVSGTAVGYAGGTVDEPTYEAVCRGTTGHAEVVRLEFDPRRVSYDQLLELFFEIHDPTQFNRQGPDVGTQYRSVIFFHDADQQAAAREAKARIQASGNLPGPVVTEISAAGDFWPAEDYHQQYFEKTRGRRWG